Proteins from a single region of Aureibacter tunicatorum:
- a CDS encoding secondary thiamine-phosphate synthase enzyme YjbQ: protein MRVFQKEIVLTSKSRGFHLVTNEVLHQLSELSEFKAGTLQLFIKHTSASLALNENADPTVRSDMEKYFDKYVPENESYYEHTLEGSDDMPAHIKSVLTDSSLMLPISDGHLNVGTWQGIYLCEHRNHGGARSLVATVMGI, encoded by the coding sequence ATGAGAGTGTTTCAGAAAGAAATAGTATTAACTTCAAAATCCAGAGGTTTTCATTTAGTGACAAATGAGGTTCTTCATCAACTAAGTGAGCTTTCGGAATTCAAGGCGGGAACTTTGCAATTGTTTATAAAACATACATCAGCAAGTTTAGCTCTGAATGAGAATGCGGATCCTACGGTCAGATCAGATATGGAAAAGTATTTTGACAAGTACGTGCCGGAGAACGAGTCATATTACGAACACACTTTGGAAGGAAGTGATGATATGCCTGCTCATATCAAATCAGTATTGACAGATTCAAGTTTGATGTTGCCTATTAGCGATGGACATTTGAATGTAGGCACTTGGCAAGGGATATACCTTTGCGAGCATCGTAATCACGGAGGTGCAAGATCTTTGGTGGCTACGGTCATGGGAATTTGA
- a CDS encoding HD domain-containing protein, with the protein MTGDNLSEKQQFQIESIKSLVKDKFLGEGSGHDWWHIHRVYSLAKSIADIEGGDIFVIELAALLHDIADHKFHDGDDKVGPRVAGEILLEAGVDKLIVEKVKRIVEEVSYKGAGVDTTPSTLEGKIVQDADRLDAIGAIGIARTFAYGGAKSRAMHDPEVKPVLHSSFEEYKKNEGPTINHFYEKLLLLKELMHTSTALRIAEERHGFMLEFLERFLREWEGKQ; encoded by the coding sequence ATGACAGGAGACAATCTAAGTGAAAAACAACAATTTCAAATCGAGTCCATCAAGAGTTTGGTTAAGGACAAATTTTTAGGCGAAGGTTCCGGGCATGATTGGTGGCATATACATAGGGTTTATAGTTTGGCAAAGAGCATTGCAGATATTGAAGGGGGAGATATCTTTGTCATTGAACTGGCTGCCTTGCTTCATGATATAGCTGACCATAAGTTTCATGATGGAGACGATAAGGTTGGGCCTAGAGTAGCGGGAGAAATTTTGCTTGAAGCAGGTGTTGATAAGCTAATTGTCGAGAAGGTCAAACGAATAGTGGAGGAAGTGTCATACAAGGGAGCTGGAGTGGATACAACCCCATCGACTTTGGAAGGCAAAATCGTGCAGGATGCTGATAGATTGGATGCTATTGGGGCGATAGGGATCGCAAGAACATTTGCTTATGGCGGGGCGAAATCGAGGGCAATGCATGATCCTGAAGTCAAGCCGGTTCTTCATAGCAGCTTTGAAGAGTATAAAAAGAACGAAGGGCCAACAATCAATCATTTTTATGAGAAGCTTTTATTGTTGAAAGAACTGATGCACACTTCTACGGCTTTGAGAATAGCTGAGGAAAGGCATGGATTTATGCTTGAGTTTTTAGAACGATTTTTAAGAGAGTGGGAAGGCAAGCAATAG